One window from the genome of Strix aluco isolate bStrAlu1 chromosome 28, bStrAlu1.hap1, whole genome shotgun sequence encodes:
- the LOC141915959 gene encoding gastrokine-1-like, whose amino-acid sequence MKFTIVTTVLLGLLLTPALADDLQGEALSRKISITGGYQILTINKHWRVATIEEKSIHRSSKVILNYDMGFIGTKVMPEKTCFVSLMDRKEIPTLDELPRLAEESNVRLKRSPIKELTYIVKRPVRDLKSYGPDIFAMCRGLRTFVATEVHSFSGVE is encoded by the exons ATGAAATTCACT attgtGACTACCGTCCTTCTTGGACTCTTGCTGACCCCAGCCCTTGCTGATGAT TTACAGGGTGAAGCACTAAGCAGGAAAATCTCCATTACTGGAGGCTACCAAATTCTGACCATCAATAAGCACTGGCGCGTGGCAACTATCGAGGAAAAGAGCATCCACAGGTCATCAAAAGTCATTCTGAACTATGATATG GGCTTTATTGGAACCAAAGTGATGCCAGAGAAAACTTGCTTCGTTTCCCTAATGGACAGAAAGGAGATACCTACCCTTGATGAACTTCCCAGACTGGCTGAAGAAAGCAACGTAAGATTAAAAAGGAGTC CTATAAAGGAGCTCACGTACATCGTCAAGAGACCTGTCCGTGACCTCAAGTCTTATGGACCAGACATCTTCGCTATGTGCAGAGGACTCCGAACCTTCGTGGCTACTGAAGTTCACA GTTTTTCAGGGGTGGAATGA
- the LOC141915960 gene encoding gastrokine-1-like: MRSTMKMLMFLLWPENSAIVIASLLGLFLAPALANVNSNENSKGYDDEDSDLEVRSDSRESSEALKTVWDIKTGYAATKVFSKNSCVIAKIDKNFLLDQQFPAQPRGQKGLRPYQLPPRENRFIISTNSLQSLSPYGKRIQALCGGIPSYFAYPAVGSNFLQGDASCLEVNIYERPVHYCD; the protein is encoded by the exons ATGAGATCTACTATGAAGATGCTCATGTTTTTGCTGTGGCCTGAGAACAGCGCT ATTGTGATTGCTTCTCTTCTTGGACTTTTCCTGGCTCCAGCTCTTGCTAACGTG AATAGCAATGAAAACTCTAAGGGGTACGACGATGAAGACTCTGACCTCGAGGTCCGCTCAGACTCAAGGGAGAGCTCTGAGGCCTTGAAAACTGTCTGGGACATCAAGACT ggcTACGCTGCAACCAAGGTATTTTCAAAAAACAGCTGCGTCATTGCTAAGATAGACAAAAATTTTTTGCTCGATCAACAGTTTCCTGCACAACCTCGAGGACAAAAG GGACTGAGACCTTACCAACTGCCACCCAGAGAGAATCGCTTCATTATCTCAACAAACAGCCTGCAAAGCTTGAGCCCATACGGAAAACGCATTCAAGCTCTGTGCGGAGGAATTCCCTCTTACTTTGCTTACCCAGCTGTTG gaTCAAACTTCTTACAGGGAGATGCTTCATGCTTGGAAGTCAATATTTATGAACGGCCAGTCCATTACTGTGATTAA
- the GKN2 gene encoding gastrokine-2, which yields MNGFVAVLVLLGVFWTQTSALNTVVLREPGTNYVTGTMTIHNEENMVEVHVRSGVYSSDTIFDYSHGYIATRLFSRNACFILKINKESIPELQEIGRLAFEKKTMKTIYSPHNVWAQFQSGRSLFGRIRDWIVYGKPIEKLCSGLPLYKLVETQPPLSEHACASAGIPSILGIKICEKVN from the exons atgaacgGATTT GTTGCCGTTCTCGTTTTGCTGGGAGTCTTTTGGACTCAGACTTCTGCACTGAAC ACCGTTGTCCTGCGAGAACCTGGCACAAACTATGTCACTGGAACTATGACTATCCACAATGAGGAGAACATGGTTGAAGTCCATGTCCGTTCTGGCGTGTACTCCTCTGATACCATTTTTGACTACTCTCAT ggATATATTGCAACAAGGTTATTTTCACGAAATGCCTGCTTTATCCTGAAAATAAATAAGGAATCCATCCCAGAGCTGCAAGAAATTGGACGCCTGGCTTTTGAGAAAAAG actATGAAGACAATATACTCTCCACATAATGTGTGGGCACAGTTTCAATCTGGCCGTTCCCTGTTTGGGCGTATCAGAGACTGGATTGTCTACGGTAAACCCATTGAAAAACTCTGCTCAGGTCTGCCTCTCTACAAGCTGGTAGAGACTCAAC cACCACTGAGTGAGCATGCCTGTGCCAGTGCAGGAATCCCAAGCATTTTGGGCATTAAAATTTGTGAAAAAGTCAATTAA